Part of the Vibrio ishigakensis genome, GATCTCAGCTAGCGCAGTTTCCAAATTCGCCATGTTATGCTCCCACAAAATCAGGAAAAAAATTATCCTGACAGTGTACTTGAATAGCGAACAGATTTGAAAGCCGTTAGACTAATCAAATACGAAAATTCACTATTTATACCCAGTTATCTAACGAATCGGGCTATGCTGACCATTTTTAAACGTTTACCCCTTTTGCACCGAGCGTTAATTTGCCTTTTTACTGCCATTATTTTGGTAGCCTTGTTCCTTCTTCCTGATCCTCGAGAGCTTAGAGATGAGAAGACCAACTACAAGGTAGGCAAGCTATACTCGCTGCCCATTGATGCTGATCTTTTGAAGAGCCAGCCTAGCCAGAATCAATCCCGTGTCGCTCGCTGGGCCAACTACAAGGTCCGCTCTGGTGAAAGCGCAGCTGTTCTATTTCAGCGTATCGGTCTCTCCCCTAGCCTGCTTCATCAATTGGTTACCAGCAACGATGACATCAACAAGCAGTTATCTCGACTGCGTCCAAACGATGAACTTCATTTTGGCTTCGATGCAGACGATCAACTAGTGCAGATAAAACGCAGATTGAGTGCCTACGAGACCTTTGTGGTAAAACGCGAACAATCAGGCTTCATCTCCAGTATTGAGAAGAAGCAGATAAACGTGCAGCTCAACTATGCAGAGGCAAATATCACTTCTAGCTTCTGGAACGCGGCTATCGATGCCAAGCTCACGCCAAATCAGATCATGAGTGTGGCTGGTATCTTTGGTTGGGATATCGACTTTGCTCTGGATATTCGTCCTAACGACAGCTTTAAGGTGTTGTATGAAGAGAATATTGTCGAGGGTGAACGAGTTGGCAGAGGGCGTATCTTAGCTGCACAATTTACCAACCAAGGCACCACCTTCAAGGCGATCCTTGATGAGAAGAGCGGTAACTACTACGACGAAAAAGGCCGAGCGATGAAAAAAGCCTTTTTGCGCTCTCCAGTGGATTTTCGCCGTGTAACCTCCAATTTCAATCCTAATCGTCGCCACCCAGTGACGGGCAAGATCACCGCACACCGAGGCACCGACTATGCCGCACCGGTTGGCACACCTATCTACTCAGCCGGTGATGGCATCGTGCTGAAATCTGGCTATAACCAGTTCAACGGTAACTATGTGTTTATCAAACACAGCAATATCTACATCACCAAGTATCTCCACCTGCAAAAGCGTAAGGTCAAAGGTGGTCAAAGGGTGAAGCAGGGCCAAACCATAGGCACGCTAGGCGGTACAGGCCGAGTTACGGGCCCTCACCTCCACTATGAATTCTTGGTAAATGGTGTTCATAAGAACCCGCGCACGGTAAAACTTCCAGAAGCTAAATCTCTGACTGGCAATAAGAAGAAAGAGTTTATGCAGGTAGCGGAAAAACGTCTTGGTGAACTTGAGCGATATCGAACCTTGCTCACGGCTACGGTCGATTGATATGAAAAAGCACAGCAATTGCTGTGCTTTTTTAGTTTAAGCCACTCCTTGTTGTGGCTCTTTATCCTCTAGCGACTTTGGGACGGTATCTTCTGCCTCCTGTTTCACCTTATCTCGGCCAAACATGAGTAGACACGGGGTAAGCACCAGAGTCAGCAAGGTCGCAAAGGCCAGGCCACCCGCAATTGCAGTTGCTAGCTGAGTCCACCACTGGGTACTCGGGGCTCCAATCTCTATCTTCTGGTTGATCAGGTCAACGTTGGTCTGTAGCACCATGGGCATTAGACCTAAGATGGTGGTGACGGTAGTAAGAAGTACAGGACGAAGACGCTGAACACCGGTTCGCAAAATGGCTTCCTCTTTTGGCAAACCACGCTTGCGGAGCTGATTATAGGTATCGATAAGTACGATATTGTTGTTTACCACAATACCCGCCAAGGCAATCACGCCAATGCCGGACATTATGATGCCAAACGGTCGTTGGAAAACTAACAGGCCTGCAAATACCCCTACGGTTGAGAAAAGCACTGCGCTTAGTATCAAGAACGCCTGATAGAAGCTGTTGAACTGGGTGATCAGGATCAGCGCCATCACGGCAAGAGCCGCCATAAATGCCGATTGCAGGAAGGCTGAAGAGTTTTGTTGCTCTTCGTTCTGACCTTTGATGCTGAACTCAACACCTGCTGGCAGGTTTAGTTCTTCTAAGGCTTTCTGAATAGCTGGAAGCTCGATGGCGAGGTTATATCCCTCAGCCATATCCGCCACCACATTAACAATGCGCTTTCCGTCTAAGCGATGAATAGTATCTTGCTTAGGTTCAGGTTTAACACGAGCAAAATTAGTGATTGGCACCAAACCTGAATGGGTCTTAACTCTTAGTTCATCGAAGCGCCCTATATCGCGCTTCTCGGTAGGGAAACGAACCAGTATGTCTACCTGATCATCGGTATCATCTGGCAGGTAATCCCCAACCGTTAAGCCATTAGTCACAAACTGCACCGTGTTGCCCACTAGCGTGGCATCTGCGCCAAATCTTGCTGCATCAGCTCGGTTTACATCTATAGTCCAATCAATACCCGGCTTACTAGAGTTATCGCTGATATTAGTGAGCGCTGGATTACCATCGGCCCACAAACGCACCTGCTTAGCCGCGGCATCAATCTGAGATGGGTCGCGCGCAGTCACCTCGATAACCAAGTCGTTCTCTACCGGAGGACCTGCGTCTGGGAATTTATACTCAATCTCCACTCCGGCAAATTTATCTGTGCGCTCTCGAAGCTCTTCAATAATGTCTTTAACCGGACGTCGATATTGCCAATCCACCGGAGTCACTTGGACCGTACCTATCTCCTCATCACCACCGGTTCGGGTATAGACACTCTCAAGCTCGGGATGCCCGACTATCTCGTTCTCTATCTGACGCATGATGCGATCTTTTTCTTGGATAGAGAGATCGCCGTAAGAGCGAGCCTTAACGTTGAAATACGGTGGATCTACCTCGGGGAAGAATTCTGCACCCAGCCCAGCCTTGTTGTAGGCAAAGCCAACCGCAAACGCCATTAGCACTGCACTCAACAACACTTTGAGCGGATGCTTTATAGCGATGGCTAAGGTGTGATAGTAGAGCCAAGTAATCCCTGTGGCTTTTTCGAAATTGCCCTCATGGATCTCCTGCATGCGGCGCTGAGTCTTGAGGTTCATATACTGGGGTTTACCCACCAGGCTGCCCAATACTGGAACGAAGATAAGCGCCATTACTAAGGATGCACTTAGGGTAGCAATCAGGGTAAGTGGTAGGTATTTCATAAACTCGCCCGTGGTATCGGGCCAGAACAACAAGGGAGCGAACGCAGCGAGCGTAGTCGCAGTAGAAGCGGTTATAGGCCAAGCCATACGCTTAGCCGCTTCTCTATAGGCCTGCTCTCTTGGCACACCTTCTTGCATCTTACGGTCGGCAAACTCGGTGACTACGATAGCACCATCCACCAGCATACCTACCGCCATGATCAGCGAAAACAGCACCACAATATTGACGGTTAAGCCAAATACAGACAGCACCAATAAACCAGTAAGGAATGAGCCAGGTATAGAAATCCCCACCAGTAGCGCGGTGCGCACACCTAATATGGCAATGATAACGATGACCACCAGAATAATCGCAGAAAGCACGTTGTTCTGCAGATCCGTGAGCATCATGTCCACATCTTTGGAGTCATCGTAGGTGTACTTAACCAATAGGTTATCCGGCCATTGGTCAGTCTGCATCGCACGTTCAATAACAGCCTTAACTAAGCCTACCGATTCTATGATGTTCTCACCGGCGCGCTTTTTAACGTCCAGGACCACTGCGCTCTCACCGTCGAGGCGAGCAAAGCTCTCTGGGTCTCTAAACGAGCGACGAATAGTCGCCACATCGGCAAAGGTGATGACCTCTTTTCCATCCACCTTGACCGGAAGCTCCATCACATCCTGCAAGGAGGCAAATACCGAAGGCACCTTAACCGAGAAGCGCCCATAGCCAGTATCGACAAAACCAGCGGCTACTACTCGGTTGCTAGCGGCAATCAGGTTATAGATATCACCTTGGTCTAAGCCGTAGCTCTCCATTAGAAGCGGATCAACAATAACCTCGACGATATCCTCTCGGTCACCAGCTATATCCACTTCCAAGATCTGCTTAAAAGCCTCGAGTCTATCCTGAAGCTGACGACCTATTTGCACTATGGTTCGCTCAGGTACGGTCCCATATAAAGCAACGGACAATACCGGCTGTTCGCTGGCTAACGTGACCTCATTAACCGTAGGGTCGTCAGCGTCTTGCGGCAGCTTAGATTTGGCAAGGTCGACCGCCTCACGCACATCCGTCATCGCTTTGTTGAGATCTGAACCTGCGACAAACTCCAGTGTCACTGAGCCGTGCCCCTCTGAGGCAGTCGCGGTCATCTTCTTCACCCCTTCGATAGAGCGAAGCTCCTGCTCAATTGGGCGAACCAACAAGCGCTCCGCATCCAAAGGTGAAATGCCTTGATGTCCTACCGAGACATAGATGATAGGGATAGTAATATCAGGACTAGATTCTTTGGGGATAGTTAAATAGGTGCCGACACCTGCGATGATCAGCATCACCAGCAGGGTCAAAATAGTGCGAGAGCGGGAAAGGGCTGCGTCTATCAGAGCATACATAGTATCGCTCCCTACTGACGCACAGCGATAACGCGGTCACCGTCGCGCACAAAGCCCTGCCCTGTGGTAACGATGTCTACCTTGTCACCCAAGCCGGAGAGCCATACCCCGTCTTGTTCAGCTTTTACTATCTGGATAGGCACAAACTTGATCACAT contains:
- a CDS encoding peptidoglycan DD-metalloendopeptidase family protein, translated to MLTIFKRLPLLHRALICLFTAIILVALFLLPDPRELRDEKTNYKVGKLYSLPIDADLLKSQPSQNQSRVARWANYKVRSGESAAVLFQRIGLSPSLLHQLVTSNDDINKQLSRLRPNDELHFGFDADDQLVQIKRRLSAYETFVVKREQSGFISSIEKKQINVQLNYAEANITSSFWNAAIDAKLTPNQIMSVAGIFGWDIDFALDIRPNDSFKVLYEENIVEGERVGRGRILAAQFTNQGTTFKAILDEKSGNYYDEKGRAMKKAFLRSPVDFRRVTSNFNPNRRHPVTGKITAHRGTDYAAPVGTPIYSAGDGIVLKSGYNQFNGNYVFIKHSNIYITKYLHLQKRKVKGGQRVKQGQTIGTLGGTGRVTGPHLHYEFLVNGVHKNPRTVKLPEAKSLTGNKKKEFMQVAEKRLGELERYRTLLTATVD
- a CDS encoding efflux RND transporter permease subunit, with protein sequence MYALIDAALSRSRTILTLLVMLIIAGVGTYLTIPKESSPDITIPIIYVSVGHQGISPLDAERLLVRPIEQELRSIEGVKKMTATASEGHGSVTLEFVAGSDLNKAMTDVREAVDLAKSKLPQDADDPTVNEVTLASEQPVLSVALYGTVPERTIVQIGRQLQDRLEAFKQILEVDIAGDREDIVEVIVDPLLMESYGLDQGDIYNLIAASNRVVAAGFVDTGYGRFSVKVPSVFASLQDVMELPVKVDGKEVITFADVATIRRSFRDPESFARLDGESAVVLDVKKRAGENIIESVGLVKAVIERAMQTDQWPDNLLVKYTYDDSKDVDMMLTDLQNNVLSAIILVVIVIIAILGVRTALLVGISIPGSFLTGLLVLSVFGLTVNIVVLFSLIMAVGMLVDGAIVVTEFADRKMQEGVPREQAYREAAKRMAWPITASTATTLAAFAPLLFWPDTTGEFMKYLPLTLIATLSASLVMALIFVPVLGSLVGKPQYMNLKTQRRMQEIHEGNFEKATGITWLYYHTLAIAIKHPLKVLLSAVLMAFAVGFAYNKAGLGAEFFPEVDPPYFNVKARSYGDLSIQEKDRIMRQIENEIVGHPELESVYTRTGGDEEIGTVQVTPVDWQYRRPVKDIIEELRERTDKFAGVEIEYKFPDAGPPVENDLVIEVTARDPSQIDAAAKQVRLWADGNPALTNISDNSSKPGIDWTIDVNRADAARFGADATLVGNTVQFVTNGLTVGDYLPDDTDDQVDILVRFPTEKRDIGRFDELRVKTHSGLVPITNFARVKPEPKQDTIHRLDGKRIVNVVADMAEGYNLAIELPAIQKALEELNLPAGVEFSIKGQNEEQQNSSAFLQSAFMAALAVMALILITQFNSFYQAFLILSAVLFSTVGVFAGLLVFQRPFGIIMSGIGVIALAGIVVNNNIVLIDTYNQLRKRGLPKEEAILRTGVQRLRPVLLTTVTTILGLMPMVLQTNVDLINQKIEIGAPSTQWWTQLATAIAGGLAFATLLTLVLTPCLLMFGRDKVKQEAEDTVPKSLEDKEPQQGVA